A genomic window from Quercus lobata isolate SW786 chromosome 10, ValleyOak3.0 Primary Assembly, whole genome shotgun sequence includes:
- the LOC115966048 gene encoding oleosin 1-like, translated as MADRPHQNSAETQNTRAPRSPQQNHSITFSNSTTSAFLRTLKDHAPNSSQLVGLLSLLISGSILLLLAGLTVTATVLGVIFFTPLILFTSPIWFPIGAFLFVVTAGFVSLCGFGVALVGGLSWIYRYFRGMHPPGSDRFDYARSRIYDTASHVKDYATQYGGYLQSKVKDAAPGA; from the coding sequence ATGGCTGATCGTCCCCACCAAAACTCAGCCGAAACCCAGAATACTAGAGCCCCAAGATCCCCCCAACAAAACCATTCCATCACCTTCTCCAACTCCACCACCTCTGCATTCCTACGTACACTCAAAGACCATGCACCAAACTCCTCCCAGCTCGTTGGCCTCCTATCCCTCCTCATCTCCGGCTCCATCTTGCTCCTCCTCGCTGGCCTCACCGTCACCGCCACAGTCCTCGGAGTCATCTTCTTCACCCCATTAATCCTTTTCACGAGCCCCATATGGTTCCCCATTGGGGCATTCCTCTTTGTTGTAACTGCAGGGTTCGTGTCCCTGTGTGGCTTTGGTGTTGCCCTTGTGGGCGGTCTGTCATGGATATACCGCTACTTCCGTGGGATGCACCCGCCCGGTTCGGACCGGTTCGACTACGCGAGGAGCCGGATTTATGACACTGCGTCTCATGTCAAGGACTATGCAACTCAGTACGGTGGGTACTTGCAGAGTAAAGTGAAGGATGCGGCTCCTGGAGCTTGA
- the LOC115964523 gene encoding protein CHUP1, chloroplastic-like, with protein MAGVKEEVITLRHANKELQERVERLQSHRFDMVEELVYQRWIRNCLRLEIQNQEKQLVKTSKCDSRKDSSKKSQEKTKPVMSDPGFGSIFSSSSTESDEMVSTTIDSSSSSQRSCAKRLGVIQNIKRWGRSKDDSSTVLSHPQAWSSRGNSLSSGLFRRFSLSIIPSNTPMRKTKGITPVSSLSEKIEVHDSNKSLERPTFQRARRVSFNDSVKSVESTYRSTPKSVEGMLDEKEISAARFGHSSNMNSGPICSNKIEGVKHEPSSATLTIVKDGHSSGATEELNNNDSINLHVGRTEIVPGDKLRSMMSEVLPLDNRDRSHALVNIVAALFFIFVLFRLSFC; from the coding sequence ATGGCCGGAGTCAAAGAGGAAGTAATTACTTTAAGACATGCCAATAAAGAACTTCAAGAACGAGTCGAAAGATTGCAGAGTCACAGATTTGATATGGTTGAAGAACTTGTGTATCAACGCTGGATCCGCAATTGCTTAAggcttgaaattcaaaatcaagaaaagcAATTGGTAAAGACCTCAAAATGTGATTCCAGAAAGGATTCAAGCAAAAAATCTCAGGAGAAAACTAAACCTGTAATGTCTGATCCTGGATTTGGCAGCATTTTTTCCAGCTCCTCAACTGAAAGTGATGAAATGGTCAGTACCACAATTGATAGCTCTTCAAGTAGCCAAAGAAGCTGTGCTAAGAGACTCGGTGTAATTCAAAACATCAAGAGGTGGGGAAGAAGCAAGGATGATTCAAGCACAGTTCTATCGCATCCCCAGGCTTGGTCCTCCAGAGGGAATTCTTTGAGCTCTGGCCTATTTCGCAGGTTTTCTTTGTCAATAATTCCATCAAATACACCAATGCGAAAGACAAAAGGTATCACACCAGTCAGCAGCTTATCTGAGAAAATAGAAGTGCATGACTCAAATAAATCACTCGAGAGACCAACTTTTCAGCGTGCAAGGAGAGTTTCATTTAATGATTCTGTTAAATCAGTGGAATCAACATATCGAAGTACACCAAAATCAGTTGAAGGAATGTTAGATGAAAAGGAAATTAGTGCTGCAAGGTTTGGCCACAGCTCAAATATGAACTCAGGCCCCATTTGTAGCAATAAAATTGAGGGGGTGAAACATGAGCCTTCATCAGCAACCCTTACAATTGTCAAGGATGGCCATTCAAGTGGTGCAACTGAAGAACTTAATAACAATGATAGCATCAATTTGCACGTAGGAAGGACTGAAATTGTTCCTGGAGACAAGCTGCGTTCAATGATGTCCGAAGTGCTTCCTCTTGATAACCGAGATAGGAGCCATGCACTAGTAAATATTGTTGCTGCTCTCTTCTTTATCTTTGTGCTATTTCGATTATCTTTCTGCTAG
- the LOC115962767 gene encoding protein CHUP1, chloroplastic-like isoform X2, translated as MIVKVSCLVVASVAAFSFSQINIGSSMKQNTVIELSEAHESDLKQQQIEEKEEEKLEYSMEEENKMVINKMKQNLKARKRGSGDFKLLIPDKELSIVIEKGLLQSLEKELEQRKAILERKLFEYYGLKEWQSYIGQLQRQLEDKNAEINMRKMAVDSLQDERKKLHEEIKQGLVAEKQLEMAKKMLKGLQEKMDASASNVKGRLIVLQEQVSDFQSGEISFRDTIVEKELEDVKDVELEIAEMQRRKRELELEKRESAVKLIAAKKE; from the exons ATGATAGTCAAAGTAAGCTGCCTGGTTGttgcttcagttgctgcattttcattttcacaGATAAACATAGGATCGTCCATGAAGCAGAACACTGTAATTGAACTTTCAG AAGCCCATGAATCGGACCTCAAACAGCAACAGATTGAAGAAAAGGAGGAAGAGAAACTTGAATATTCCATG gaggaagagaataaaatggtcataaataaaatgaaacaaaactTGAAGGCAAGGAAAAGAGGATCTGGGGATTTTAAGCTTCTGATACCTGACAAGGAATTGAGCATTGTGATTGAGAAAGGGCTGTTACAGAGTCTAGAGAAGGAACTGGAGCAAAGGAAAGCGATCCTTGAAAGGAAACTGTTTGAATATTATGGTCTTAAAGAATGGCAATCATACATTGGCCAGTTGCAAAGGCAATTAGAGGACAAAAACGCGGAGATTAACATGCGAAAGATGGCTGTTGATTCATTGCAGGATGAGAGAAAGAAGCTTCATGAAGAAATCAAACAGGGTTTAGTGGCAGAGAAGCAGCTAGAAATGGCAAAGAAGATGTTAAAGGGGTTGCAAGAGAAGATGGATGCCAGTGCAAGCAATGTAAAGGGAAGGTTGATTGTGCTCCAAGAGCAAGTTTCCGACTTTCAAAGTGGTGAAATCTCTTTTAGAGATACCATTGTTGAGAAGGAGCTTGAAGATGTTAAAGATGTTGAGCTAGAAATTGCAGAAATGCAGAGGAGGAAAAGAGAGCTTGAGTTAGAAAAGAGGGAATCAGCAGTTAAGTTGATTGCTGCTAAGAAAGAATAG
- the LOC115962767 gene encoding protein CHUP1, chloroplastic-like isoform X1 has translation MIVKVSCLVVASVAAFSFSQINIGSSMKQNTVIELSEAHESDLKQQQIEEKEEEKLEYSMDEEEEENKMVINKMKQNLKARKRGSGDFKLLIPDKELSIVIEKGLLQSLEKELEQRKAILERKLFEYYGLKEWQSYIGQLQRQLEDKNAEINMRKMAVDSLQDERKKLHEEIKQGLVAEKQLEMAKKMLKGLQEKMDASASNVKGRLIVLQEQVSDFQSGEISFRDTIVEKELEDVKDVELEIAEMQRRKRELELEKRESAVKLIAAKKE, from the exons ATGATAGTCAAAGTAAGCTGCCTGGTTGttgcttcagttgctgcattttcattttcacaGATAAACATAGGATCGTCCATGAAGCAGAACACTGTAATTGAACTTTCAG AAGCCCATGAATCGGACCTCAAACAGCAACAGATTGAAGAAAAGGAGGAAGAGAAACTTGAATATTCCATG gatgaagaggaggaagagaataaaatggtcataaataaaatgaaacaaaactTGAAGGCAAGGAAAAGAGGATCTGGGGATTTTAAGCTTCTGATACCTGACAAGGAATTGAGCATTGTGATTGAGAAAGGGCTGTTACAGAGTCTAGAGAAGGAACTGGAGCAAAGGAAAGCGATCCTTGAAAGGAAACTGTTTGAATATTATGGTCTTAAAGAATGGCAATCATACATTGGCCAGTTGCAAAGGCAATTAGAGGACAAAAACGCGGAGATTAACATGCGAAAGATGGCTGTTGATTCATTGCAGGATGAGAGAAAGAAGCTTCATGAAGAAATCAAACAGGGTTTAGTGGCAGAGAAGCAGCTAGAAATGGCAAAGAAGATGTTAAAGGGGTTGCAAGAGAAGATGGATGCCAGTGCAAGCAATGTAAAGGGAAGGTTGATTGTGCTCCAAGAGCAAGTTTCCGACTTTCAAAGTGGTGAAATCTCTTTTAGAGATACCATTGTTGAGAAGGAGCTTGAAGATGTTAAAGATGTTGAGCTAGAAATTGCAGAAATGCAGAGGAGGAAAAGAGAGCTTGAGTTAGAAAAGAGGGAATCAGCAGTTAAGTTGATTGCTGCTAAGAAAGAATAG